The Streptomyces sp. WZ-12 genome segment CGCCACCCCTACCTCGACCACCCCCGCCCACTGCCCTTCGCCCACCGGGGCGGCACCGCGGACGGCCTGGAGAACACCGCCGTCGCCTTCCGCCGCGCCGTGGACCTCGGCTACCGCTATCTGGAGACCGACCTCCACGCCACGTCCGACGGCGCCCTGGTCGCCTTCCACGACACGACCCTGGACCGGGTCACCGACGCCCGCGGCACCCTCGCGGACCTCCCCTGGCGGGCGGTCCGCCGGGCCCGGGTCGCCGGCCGGGAGTCGTTGCCGCTGTTCGAGGAGTTGCTGGAGGAGTTCCCGGAGGCGCGGTGGAACGTCGACCTCAAGGCGGAGGGCGCGCTGGAACCGCTGTTGGCCCTGCTGCGCCGCACCGGCGCCTGGGACCGGGTGTGCGTCGGCTCGTTCTCCGAGGCCCGGGTGGCGCGGGCGCAGCGACTGGCCGGCGGCCGGATGGCCAGCTCGCTGGGCACCCGCGGGGTGGCCGGGCTGCGCCTGCGCTCCTACGGGCGCGGGGCGCTGCCGCTGGACCGGCTGCTGGGCGCGGCGGTGCGGCGCAGCGCGGTCTGTGTCCAGGTCCCCGAGCGGCAGTCCGGCCTCCCTGTCGTCGACCCGCTCTTCCTCCGCGCCGCGCACGCGCTGGGCATGCAGGTCCACGTCTGGACGATCAACGACGCCGACCGGATGCGCGCACTACTGGAGCTGGGCGTGGACGGCATCATGACCGACGACCTCGAAACGCTGCGAACGGTGCTGATGGAGCGGGGGTGTTGGCATCAGTGACGGCGGGGTCGCCCAACCCACTGCGGCACGGCACGGCGGGCACGTCCAGTTCCTCGCCGCCGCCGGCGACGTGCTCGACGCGGTCCGCCCAACCCACCACCGAGCGCCGGCGGCCGCGTTGGTCCGCCATCGCGACGGTGATGACGTCGATCATCACAACCCTGCCGAGCAATTGCCAAGCAGTACGGGAAAGTTGAGAGCCCCCACCGGGACCCTCACCGGCCGACCGGCCGGCCGTCGCGCCGCGTGATGGCCAGGATCGCCATGTCGTCGTCGCGCGGGCCACCGGTCCACTGCTCGACGTCACAGACGAGCGCCTCGATCACCTCGTCCGGCTGCCGGAACGGGCCCCGGCCGCTCAGCCCGCGCGCCGGGTCGTAGAAGGCCCCGGTGCGGTCCCTGGCCTCCGTCACGCCGTCGGTCACCAACAGGAGAGTGCCGCCGGGCGGCAGGAGCCAGGTCTCGGCCTCGGCCTGCGGCACGCCGAGGCCGCTCATGCCCAGGGGCAGCCCCGGTTCGGCCGGCTCCAGTACGGACACGGCCGTGCCATCGAGGAGATACGGGGCGGGGTGGCCGCAGTTCAGCAGCCGCACCCGGTCCCGGCCCGGCGGGATCTCGCCGAGCAGCGCCGTGACGAAGCCCTCCATCCGGACCTCCTCCTCGCGCAGCGCGCCCTCCTTGAGCAACGCGCGCTCCAGCCGCCCGGCCAACGCCGCGAGGTCGGGCGCCTGGTCCACCTCCACCCGGAACGCGCCCAGCAGCGCGGCGACCGCCCCGATCGCGCCCATCCCCTTGCCCCGCACGTCCGCGATCAGCAGCCGGGTGCCGTACGGGGTGTCCTGCACCGCGTAGGCGTCGCCGCCGATCAACGCCTCGATCTGGGCGGCCTTGTAGACCGCGGCGACGGCCAACGGGCCGACCCGCGTCGGCGGCGGGGGCAGCACGGCCCGTTGGGCGGCCTCGGCGACGGAACGCACCGTCGCCAGGCGACGTCCGTGGCGGGCGACGACCCGGTTGACCCCGATGGCGATGAGCGCGGTGAACGCCAGGTTGGCCAGCTCGATCGCCGACGCGACGACGTTGCGGAGATGGCCGCCCACGAACAACAGCCCCGCCTCGACGAGGAGGATGGCCGCCCCGGCGGCGATCGTGTACCGCAGCGAGAGCAGGGCTCCGGCCACGGTCACGGCCGCGACCAGCAGGTAGTCGCCCCAGTATTCGCGGGGTGAGAAGAGGTTCCAGAGGGCTCCGACGACGATCATCGCGGCCGGCATGAACGGGACGTACCGGGGCCAGCGCGTGACGGAAGGACCCATCCGCATCCCCGATCCCGAATCCAGACGCCTGCCAGCTCATTCCCGAGTGGCGATCGTATGGGGCGAGACCGGGACACAGGGCGCGCATCGCCGGGGGAAGATCGCAGCGCGCCTCGTGAGCCCACGCGCGGCAACCGCCCGCCCCTGAAAGGACTTCAGCGACAACGACCGCGACGCGAGAAGGCCCCTCCCTGCAACGGAAGGGGCCTTGCGTGGAGCGCCCGGCAGGCCTTGCACCTGCATCTCCCACCGGTTGGTGGACGTCTTGCCTTGGACCACAGACGCATCGCTCCCGCCCGCTGGCCGGAGCTGCGCCATGATCGTAACGGATGGGAGGAGGGGCCGATGACCAGGGCGGCGTCGACCTTCGCTTCCGGTCTCGGTTCCGACTTCGTTTCCGAGGAAGGGGGGAACTGGGGCCGGATCAGACCACGTTGGCCCCGCGGCGAGGGGCTCTCGTCGGGCGAGGGCGGGGCACTGCCTGGCTCTTGTTCCGCCATCCGCTCCCGCGCGGCGAGGAAGCGGAGTATTTTTCCGCGTGCAACGCGTCTGAGATGCCCCGCCGGCGAAGGCCCAGGCGCAACGGACGTGACGGACGGGAATCCGATACCTGACCGGATTTAGCCCTTGAGGGCGTGGGGCGGTAGTGTACGCCTTTGGCTCACCAGGCGGACCGTTACTGCGCGCTCAACTCCATGAGGCGCTGGGTGACATCTGCTGCCAGATGTGACAAACCGGGCGTTGGTGGGTACAACAAGGGGCGGCACGACGGGCGACGCAGGCGACGTATGTCCCGATGACGGGAATCTTCACCGCCGACCGGACGTTGACCGGATGACGACGACAGCGACACCTGTCCTGTGGGCGACAAGCCCGGGAGGCACGATTCATGAGTGAGCGAGCTCTCCGCGGCACGCGCCTCGTGGTGACCAGCTACGAGACCGACCGCGGCATCGACCTGGCCCCGCGCCAGGCGGTGGAGTACGCATGCCAGAACGGACATCGTTTCGAGATGCCGTTCTCGGTTGAGGCCGAGATTCCGCCGGAGTGGGAGTGCAAGGTTTGCGGTGCACCCTCTCTTCTGGTGGATGGGGATGGCCCTGAGGAGAAGAAGGGCAAGCCCGCGCGTACGCACTGGGACATGCTCATGGAGCGGCGGACCCGCGAGGAGTTGGAGGAGGTGCTGGCCGAGCGGCTGGCAGTCCTGCGCTCCGGCACCATGAACATCGCCGTGCATCCGCGCGACACCAACCGCAAGTCCGCCTGAGAGCGGACCGAGCCTAACGGCACGCGGCAGGGGCCGGTGCCACCGCAACCGACGGTGGCACCGGCCCCTGCCGTGCGTGCGCATGCCTTGGCAGGCATCAAAACCCGTAGGGGGCACCGCTTCCGGTGCCCCCTACGGCCGTTTCAGCGGGTGAGCGGCGGATCCTGGCGGGGTGTGGGCGGCGGGTCGTCGGGGTGGATCACCTGGCCCTGGACGACCTTGCCGTCCGGGCGGTGCATCCGGGCCTGTTGGTAGGCATCGCCGAAGGACCCGGGGGTGAAGCCGGGGCGGCGGGCCAGCAGCTTGTCGGCGCGGCGCAGGATCAGGCGGCCGGTCGGCGGGAAGAGGCAGAGCAGCCCCAGCACGTCCGAGAGCAGGCCGGGAAGGATCAGCAGCAGCCCGCCGACCATCGGGAGGGTGTTGCCGGTGCCTGCGGGGCCGGTCTCCCGCGGGGCGTCGGGGGCGCCGGTGGTCTGGAGGGCGTCGGTGAGGTTCCGCCAGGCTCGGCGGCCGGCGCGTTTGATCACCGCGCCGCCGACGAGCACCCCGGCGACCAGCAGCAGGAACACCGTCAGGCCGTTGGTGGCGCCGGCGACCACCGTCAGCAGCCAGATCTCCAACACCATCCAGGCGGCGATGCCCAACGGGACGAACCGGCGGGCGCGCGAGCGGGGCGGGCGGGGATTCGGCGATGGCGTGGCTCCGAACGTCATGCCACCAGTGTGCCTGGCCCGGCCGGCGAGGGGCTCAGCGGCCGCGGATCTTGCTCACCTTGGAGCCCACGCCCCAGGAGGTGATCCGCCAGAGCGCCTCCACGACGATGTCGCGGCTCATCTTGCTGTCGCCCAGCTCCCGTTCGACGAAGGTGATGGGCACCTCGACGACGTGGTAGCCGGCCTGGACGGCCCGGCGGGCCAGGTCGACCTGGAAGCAGTAGCCCTGGGACGCGACCTCGTCCAGGCCCAGGCCCTGGAGCGTCTCGGCCCGGAAGGCGCGGAAGCCGCCGGTGACGTCGCGGATCGGGACGTCCAGCATCAGCCGGGAGTAGGTGCTGCCGCCGCGGGAGAGGAACTCGCGGTGCTTGGGCCAGTTCACCACCCGGCCGCCGGGGACCCAGCGCGAGCCGAGTACCAGGTCGGCGCCCTTGAGGGCGGTGAGGAGCCGGGGCAGTTCTTCGGGCTGGTGGGAGCCGTCGGCGTCCATCTCGACCAGTACGCCGTGGCCGTTCTCGATGCCCCAGCGGAAGCCCGCGAGGTAGGCGGCGCCGAGGCCCTCCTTGCCCCTGCGGTGCAGGACGTGGACCTTGTCGTCCTCGGCGGCCAACTCGTCGGCCAGCTTGCCGGTGCCGTCGGGGCTGTTGTCGTCCGCGATCAGGACGTGCGCCTCGGGGACGGAGGACCGCACCCGCGAGACGATCGGCTTGATGTTCTCCGCCTCGTTGTACGTCGGAATGATCACCAACGTGCTGCCGAGCGGACCGTACTGCCGCTGACCGTCTGTCACTGCTGTCCCTTCTCGTCCTTCATTCGCCTGCGCCGGCCGACGGTGACGGCGGCCCCGCAGGACAGGAGGCCCACGATAGCGAGCGCCCACTCGGGGGCCGCGCCAACGCGGTCGGCCAGCGTCGTTTCGTCGCGCAGCGGGATGCGGGCCGAGACCACACCCTGGGTGAATTCGGGAATCTGGTGCGTAACGGTCCCGTCCGGGGCGACCACCGCGCTGATGCCACTCGTGGCCGCGGTGACCACCGCCCGGCCGTGCTCGACGGCCCGCAGCCTGGACATCGCCAACTGCTGCTCGGGCTGGCCGGTGCGCCCGTAGGTGGCGTTGTTGGTCTGGACGACCAGCGCCCGGGCGCCGGCGCCGACGGTGTCGTGGACGATCTCGTCGTAGGCGACCTCGAAGCAGATGACGTCGCCCAGTTTGGCCGGGCCGACCTTCAACAGGCCGGTGTGGTCGCCGGGGTAGAAGTCGCGCGGCACCCGCTGGAAGCGCGTGATGATCTTGCTGAGCTCGGCCCTGAAGGGCACGTACTCGCCGAACGGGACCGGGTGTTGCTTGGTGTACGAGGCGCCGGGCCCGGTCTTGGGGTCCCAGACGATGCCCTCGTTGAAGACGTAGCCGGGCTTGGTGGGGTGGTCGATGAGGGCGCCGACGAGGACCGGGACGCCGATCGCCTTGACTGCCTCGTCGATCCGGTCGTACGCCTGCGGGTACTGGAAGGGGTCCAGGTCGGAGGAGTTCTCCGGCCAGATGACCAGGTCCGGCTTGGGTACCCGGTGGTGCCGGACGTCGTCGGCCAGCTTCTCGGTGGCGCTGGCGTGGTTGTCGAGGATCTTCATCGGGCGGCCCAGGAAGTCCATACCGGCCCGCTGGACGTTGCCCTGGACGACGGCGATCCGGACGGTGTCGTCGGCCTTGGTCGGGACCGGGACCACCAGGCCGGCGAGGGTGATCGCGGCGGCCAGCCCGAACGCCTCCAGCGCCCGGACCAGCCCGCGCTGGCCCGCGCCCCGGCGCAGCCCCCACAGGCCGACCGCGGCGGCGGCCAGCAGGGTGCCGGCCAGCGCGACGGCGAAGGTCACCAGTGGGGCGCCGCCGAGCGCGGCGAGCGGGGTGAACGACGAGCCGGTGTTGGCGAAGGCCAGTCGGCCCCAGGGGAAGCCGCCGAACGGCAGCCGGTCCCGGGCCCACTCCTGGGCCACCCACAGGCATGCGCCCCACAGCGGCCAGCCGGGCAGCCGGGAGGTGAGCGCCAGCCCGGCCCCCATCACCACGACGAAGAGCGCCTCGGCGACGGACAGGCCCACCACCGCGTCCCAGCCGACCACGTGCAGCCACTTCAGCAGGAGCAGGAAGAACGGCAGCCCGAACGCGAAGCCGGTCCAGGCACCCTGGCGGGCCCGGCGGCCGCGGGTCAGCAGTGCCAGCGCGGCCACCGCCACCAGCGACAGCGGCCACAGGCCGTACGGCGGGAAGGCCAGGCCGAGGGCGAGGCCGGCGGCGGCCGCGAGGGCGGTGCGCGGGGCCTCGCGGCGGGCCAGGGCGGCCAGCCGGCGGGCGCGGCCGGGGCGGTGTCCGGCGTCGGTCACGCCGGACGGCGCCGGGCCGGTGGACGCGGCGGCGTCGGTGGTCTCGGAACCCGATGGCACGTCGCGGGCCTTCCTGCAGGTCGTCCGTTAGTCAGCCGACCGTACATCGGAGGGTCCTGAGGGCGGGTACGGGGTGTGTGGACCGTGACGGGCGGGCGGCCTGCGGCGCCGTCCTCGTGGGGGGGGTGGGGTGCGGATCGGGCCCGGCGCCCTTCGGGCCGACCTGGGACCCGCTGGCTGCGGGTCGACCGAAAGCCGTTGTCTACTGAGCGCCGGGCCCCACCCGGGTCGCACCTGCCGACCGACCTAGCCATCGCCCTGGCGCTGGACCTGGCTCCCAGTGGCGGTGTGCCGGTTGGCTCGCCGCCCCATGGCCCAGCTGCGTTCGACGACTGCGCGGAGGTCCCGGTCGGACGTCCTGTGGTGGACTCGGCCGAACCTACCGGCCCACCGGCGGCTGCTGTCAACAGTCGCTACTTCTGCGTCGGTTTCGCGTCGTCCCAGGTCAGTGCCGAGCATTCCCAGGTAGGGCAAGCAGGTGCGGCGCGGTGTCGGGGCGCCACCGGCTCCCGCGATGTCACTCGTTCGGCCGGTCGAAGACCAGCCGACCGCCGACGACGGTGCGCAGGCAGCGCGGGAGGTCGTTGCCGGGGGTGAGATCGGGCAGGCCGGGGGTGCCGGAGCGGGGGTCGGTGGACCAGCGCTCGACGCGCTCGTCGGGGGCCTGGACGAGCAGCTCGCCGGTCTGCCAGACCGCGTAGTCGGCGGGGGCGCCGGGCACCAGGACGCCGGCGTCGTCACGGCCGATGGCGCGCCAGCCGCCGCGGGTGTGGGCGGTGAACGCGGCGCGGGCGGAGATGCCGTGGGCGCGGGTGCGGTGGAAGACGGCGGCGCGCACGGTGCCCCAGGGGTCGAGCGGGGTGACCGGGCTGTCGGAGCCGAGGGCGAGCGGGACACCGGCCTTGAGGAGGGCGGCGTAGGGGTTGAGGCCGGCGGCCCGGTCGGCGCCGAGGCGGGTGGCGTACATGCCGTCGGGGCCGCCCCAGGCCGCGTCGAAGGCGGGCTGCACGGAGGCGGTCAGGGCGAGGTCGGCGAAGGCGGCGATGGTCTTGTCGGTGAGCATCTCGGCGTGCTCGACGCGGTGCCGGGCGGCCCGGACGCGGGGCAGGCCGACGCGGTCGGCGGCGGTCCGGACGCCGTCGGTGACGGCGGTCAGGGCGGCGTCGCCGATGGCGTGGAAGCCGGCCTGGATGCCGGCCTCGGTGCAGGCGGCGACGTGGGCGGCGATGGCGTCGGCGTCGAGGTGGGCGGCGCCGGTGTGGTCGGCATCGGCGTAGGGGGCGTGCAGGTGGGCGGTGTGCGAGCCGAGCGAGCCGTCGGCGAAGAGGTCGCCGGCGGCGCCGTGGGCACCGAGCTCGCGGATCCGGTCGGCGCCCTTTGCGGATGCGATCAGTTCGGCCCAGTAGCCGATGACGCGCGGGCCGTTGCGCTCGGCGGCGCGGGCGAGCAGCGCGGTGAAGTCGTCCTCGCTGGAGATCTGCGGGCCGGCGCACTCGTGGACGGTGCCGATGCCGAGCGAGGCGGCCCGGGCCAGCGCGGCGGCCTGGGCCTCGGCGCGCTGGGCGGGGGTGACGGTGGCGTGCGCGGCGGCCCGCACGGCGTGGTGGGCGTCGCCGGTCAGCGGCCCGTCGGGGTGGAAGCCGGACTGCTCGCGGACGCCCGGGACCAGGTCGAGCAGGGCGGTGGTGACGACCGCGGAGTGCACGTCGACGCGGGTGAGGTAGAGCGGGCGGCCGCCGGCGGCGGCGTCCAGTTCGGTACGGGACGGCGGGCGGCCCTCGGGCCAGGCGCTGGCGTCCCAGCCGTGGCCGAGCAGGACGGTGCCGGCCGGACGGTCGGCGGCGAACCGGCGGATCCGGTCGAGGGCGTCGGTCAGGGTGGCGGCGCCGGCGAGGTCCAGGCCGGTGAGGGCCAGCCCGGTGGCGGTGGTGTGCACATGTGCGTCCGTGAACGCCGGAGTGACCAACGCGCCGTCGAGCCGCACCACTTCGTCGACGCCGTCGGCGAAGGAGTCGGCCGCTCCCTCCTCGCCGACCCAGGCGATCCGGTCGCCCTCGACGACCATCGCGGTGGCGAAGGGGTCGGCGGGGCTGTGCACCTCACCGCCCCGCAGGAGGACGGTGCGGGGGGCCTGCTCGGGGTTGCGCTCGCTCATACCGGACAGTCTGGCCCCTGGGTGGGGGCGCCGGGCGTCCGGGGGTCGGCTCCCGGCCGGGTCAGATCCGCGGCGGGCGGGATTCGTAGGGGGTGGAGAGCACCACCGTGGTGCGGGTCGAGACGCCGGCCAGGGTGCGGATGCGGGTGAGCAGGTGCTCCAGCTCCAGCGGGGTGGCGACCCGGACCTTGAGGATGTAGTTCTCGTCGCCGGCGACGCTGTGGCACGCCTCCAACTCGGGGACCTCGGCGAGCCGGTCGGCGATGTCGTCCGGGGCGCTGGGGTCGAAGGGTTTGACCGAAATGAAGGCGGTGAGCGGCAGACCCACGGCCTCGGGGTCGACGATGGCGGCGTAGCCGCGGATCACCCCGCGCTGTTCCAGGCGGCGCACCCGTTGGTGCACCGCCGAGGTGGACAGGCCGGTGGCCTTGCCCAGGTCGGTGTAGCTCATCCGCCCGTCCTTGACGAGCAGATCCACGATTTGTCGGTCCAACTCCTCCACCCGCTCAACCTACTGTGCGCGGGCGCGTGTGCGCACCGCGCGCCCGATCGTGGACACCCGGGCGCCGGTCCGTGTGAGCAATGCCACACCAGTGACGCGGGGTCCAGGGGGTGCCGGCGATTATGCGCCCGGCATGGAGGGCATTGCTGGTGTTGGCCGAGACCGCCGGTCACACGAACGAACGTCAGCGGTCCGAGTGGCCCACCCGAGGGGGATGGACATCATGCGACGCCTCAAGCAGGACTCCGCCGCGGCCGACGTCGGCGCCCAGGAGGGCGACAGTTTCGGCTTCCTCGCCGAGGACGGGGTGGACGATCCCTTCGACACCTACGAGATCTACCGCGTGAGCTGCCCGGACTGCGGGCAGCCGATCGCGCTGCTGGCGGACGAGGACACGCTCCCGGAGCACGCGCTGTGCCCCTCGCCGTGGAACCCGTTCGCGCTGACGGTGTGCCAGGGGTCGGGCCGGCCGGCGTCCGACGCCCCGGACACCGACGACATGATGGACGCTCAGGAGCGGGACGCCGCCATCCTGTTGACGCTTCCGGCGGGCCTGGACTGGCGTCGCCAGCCGTTCTCACACCCCAGTGGTCCCGGCGAGCGGGCGGTCCGCGTGCCGCGCTCGCGCCGCCGGAGCTGATCCGTCCGCCGGCCGCGGCCGTTCACCAGTAGCGGCCGGCGAGCATCGCCTCCAGCGTGTCCCGGTGCA includes the following:
- a CDS encoding Lrp/AsnC family transcriptional regulator; translation: MEELDRQIVDLLVKDGRMSYTDLGKATGLSTSAVHQRVRRLEQRGVIRGYAAIVDPEAVGLPLTAFISVKPFDPSAPDDIADRLAEVPELEACHSVAGDENYILKVRVATPLELEHLLTRIRTLAGVSTRTTVVLSTPYESRPPRI
- the fxsA gene encoding FxsA family membrane protein, with product MTFGATPSPNPRPPRSRARRFVPLGIAAWMVLEIWLLTVVAGATNGLTVFLLLVAGVLVGGAVIKRAGRRAWRNLTDALQTTGAPDAPRETGPAGTGNTLPMVGGLLLILPGLLSDVLGLLCLFPPTGRLILRRADKLLARRPGFTPGSFGDAYQQARMHRPDGKVVQGQVIHPDDPPPTPRQDPPLTR
- a CDS encoding amidohydrolase; its protein translation is MSERNPEQAPRTVLLRGGEVHSPADPFATAMVVEGDRIAWVGEEGAADSFADGVDEVVRLDGALVTPAFTDAHVHTTATGLALTGLDLAGAATLTDALDRIRRFAADRPAGTVLLGHGWDASAWPEGRPPSRTELDAAAGGRPLYLTRVDVHSAVVTTALLDLVPGVREQSGFHPDGPLTGDAHHAVRAAAHATVTPAQRAEAQAAALARAASLGIGTVHECAGPQISSEDDFTALLARAAERNGPRVIGYWAELIASAKGADRIRELGAHGAAGDLFADGSLGSHTAHLHAPYADADHTGAAHLDADAIAAHVAACTEAGIQAGFHAIGDAALTAVTDGVRTAADRVGLPRVRAARHRVEHAEMLTDKTIAAFADLALTASVQPAFDAAWGGPDGMYATRLGADRAAGLNPYAALLKAGVPLALGSDSPVTPLDPWGTVRAAVFHRTRAHGISARAAFTAHTRGGWRAIGRDDAGVLVPGAPADYAVWQTGELLVQAPDERVERWSTDPRSGTPGLPDLTPGNDLPRCLRTVVGGRLVFDRPNE
- a CDS encoding RNA polymerase-binding protein RbpA — encoded protein: MSERALRGTRLVVTSYETDRGIDLAPRQAVEYACQNGHRFEMPFSVEAEIPPEWECKVCGAPSLLVDGDGPEEKKGKPARTHWDMLMERRTREELEEVLAERLAVLRSGTMNIAVHPRDTNRKSA
- a CDS encoding PP2C family protein-serine/threonine phosphatase, producing MPAAMIVVGALWNLFSPREYWGDYLLVAAVTVAGALLSLRYTIAAGAAILLVEAGLLFVGGHLRNVVASAIELANLAFTALIAIGVNRVVARHGRRLATVRSVAEAAQRAVLPPPPTRVGPLAVAAVYKAAQIEALIGGDAYAVQDTPYGTRLLIADVRGKGMGAIGAVAALLGAFRVEVDQAPDLAALAGRLERALLKEGALREEEVRMEGFVTALLGEIPPGRDRVRLLNCGHPAPYLLDGTAVSVLEPAEPGLPLGMSGLGVPQAEAETWLLPPGGTLLLVTDGVTEARDRTGAFYDPARGLSGRGPFRQPDEVIEALVCDVEQWTGGPRDDDMAILAITRRDGRPVGR
- a CDS encoding polyprenol monophosphomannose synthase, producing MTDGQRQYGPLGSTLVIIPTYNEAENIKPIVSRVRSSVPEAHVLIADDNSPDGTGKLADELAAEDDKVHVLHRRGKEGLGAAYLAGFRWGIENGHGVLVEMDADGSHQPEELPRLLTALKGADLVLGSRWVPGGRVVNWPKHREFLSRGGSTYSRLMLDVPIRDVTGGFRAFRAETLQGLGLDEVASQGYCFQVDLARRAVQAGYHVVEVPITFVERELGDSKMSRDIVVEALWRITSWGVGSKVSKIRGR
- the lnt gene encoding apolipoprotein N-acyltransferase, producing MPSGSETTDAAASTGPAPSGVTDAGHRPGRARRLAALARREAPRTALAAAAGLALGLAFPPYGLWPLSLVAVAALALLTRGRRARQGAWTGFAFGLPFFLLLLKWLHVVGWDAVVGLSVAEALFVVVMGAGLALTSRLPGWPLWGACLWVAQEWARDRLPFGGFPWGRLAFANTGSSFTPLAALGGAPLVTFAVALAGTLLAAAAVGLWGLRRGAGQRGLVRALEAFGLAAAITLAGLVVPVPTKADDTVRIAVVQGNVQRAGMDFLGRPMKILDNHASATEKLADDVRHHRVPKPDLVIWPENSSDLDPFQYPQAYDRIDEAVKAIGVPVLVGALIDHPTKPGYVFNEGIVWDPKTGPGASYTKQHPVPFGEYVPFRAELSKIITRFQRVPRDFYPGDHTGLLKVGPAKLGDVICFEVAYDEIVHDTVGAGARALVVQTNNATYGRTGQPEQQLAMSRLRAVEHGRAVVTAATSGISAVVAPDGTVTHQIPEFTQGVVSARIPLRDETTLADRVGAAPEWALAIVGLLSCGAAVTVGRRRRMKDEKGQQ
- a CDS encoding glycerophosphodiester phosphodiesterase, which codes for MTPATRLRHPYLDHPRPLPFAHRGGTADGLENTAVAFRRAVDLGYRYLETDLHATSDGALVAFHDTTLDRVTDARGTLADLPWRAVRRARVAGRESLPLFEELLEEFPEARWNVDLKAEGALEPLLALLRRTGAWDRVCVGSFSEARVARAQRLAGGRMASSLGTRGVAGLRLRSYGRGALPLDRLLGAAVRRSAVCVQVPERQSGLPVVDPLFLRAAHALGMQVHVWTINDADRMRALLELGVDGIMTDDLETLRTVLMERGCWHQ